The following proteins are encoded in a genomic region of Magallana gigas chromosome 1, xbMagGiga1.1, whole genome shotgun sequence:
- the LOC136270340 gene encoding uncharacterized protein isoform X1, with protein sequence MASYIHISLILATLITQMSSGDQDKCRKAMQDLVKVVKSCPKSRKEWDIAASKKNCEIPTLCMKSEEPYLYHCVINGFRNETLEVCAPRRIIFGHCTEYNVAGGIIQRQKSAKCNNVFPKCDKSYNSTEAYKYTDCYELVYKNKYLRTTTSTVPSEEKTTTSNPDYGINPIGDVIIGAVVIICGLIVLFVRRYMYKKHGRRTSMDDEEQHRLSENAQEHGRRTLMDDEEQHRLTENAQDAASKPPIKHLFIKPKHFPHFKYVCNLAKDCKLRMEKVIHVTDDNWKNCMFNNIIKFGIAGKFTDDNINLLSKGKGINIRKGMDEQFMGEAALICFQNDLSSKLALEILQKENAYHKILIQSEDSCDETKISDDSESVTIVGQNKQQIKETITTCLEKQLDKVLQEWLGKLQHVGLNNQTPEIIAEIEAIRKQLIIDTSINTYSPDVPCNDSKSIVPVDVKDYLLGRSGVQSFGIWGCSTFKIFVNKATDDNILESELIVLDQNFFEKYHLEIERRTIVEKQTMRHYKSTSLHYSLEEKFPKAFTKPFDDTKKSENNRALIDHSRKCNRISPCLYTARGFNACEIKEPFLDIWAGTTKRFGIQKTSFPVSIRGTESDDTVQKIRDSTDTYNAQKSITSSESLVHVFTQEFASMFFSYFHFI encoded by the exons ATGGCATCATATATCCACATTTCGCTGATACTGGCCACACTAATCACTCAG atgtCCAGTGGTGATCAAGATAAATGCCGGAAAGCCATGCAGGATCTTGTAAAAGTCGTGAAATCGTGTCCAAAATCCAGAAAAGAGTGGGATATCGCTGCCAGCAAGAAAAACTGTGAAATACCAACGTTGTGTATGAAAAGCGAAGAACCATATCTCTACCATTGTGTTATAAATGGATTCAGAAATGAAACTTTGGAAGTCTGTGCACCCAGGAGGATCATATTTG GACATTGCACAGAATACAATGTTGCTGGAGGAATTATTCAACGTCAAAAGTCAGCTAAATGCAACAATGTATTTCCCAAATGTGACAAGTCCTACAATTCCACAGAGGCTTACAAAT ACACTGACTGTTATGAGcttgtttataaaaacaaatatttgaggACAACGACGTCGACTGTCCCATCAGAAGAAAAAACGACAACCAGCAATCCGGATTATGG aataaatCCAATAGGCGATGTCATAATTGGTGCAGTCGTTATTATCTGTGGTcttattgttttgtttgttagacgttacatgtataaaa AACACGGAAGAAGGACTTCAATGGATGATGAAGAACAACATAGACTGTCAGAAAACGCACAAG AACACGGAAGAAGAACTTTAATGGATGATGAAGAACAACATAGACTGACAGAAAACGCACAAG ATGCAGCATCAAAACCACCAATAaagcatttatttataaaacccAAACACTTCCCACATTTCAAATATGTTTGCAATCTGGCCAAAGACTGCAAACTTCGTATGGAAAAGGTGATACATGTAACGGACGACAATTGGAAAAATTGTATGTTTAATAACATCATTAAATTCGGAATTGCTGGAAAATTTACTGATGATAACATTAACTTGTTATCAAAAGGAAAAG GAATAAATATACGAAAGGGGATGGATGAGCAATTTATGGGAGAAGCGGCACTCATTTGCTTTCAAAATGATCTTTCCTCAAAATTAGCCTTAGAG ATTTTGCAAAAAGAGAATGCATACCACAAAATCCTGATTCAATCCGAAGATTCTTGTGACGAAACAAAAATATCAGATGATTCGGAATCCGTTACCATAGTTGGTCAGAATAAACAACAAATCAAAGAAACCATCACAACATGTTTGGAAAAACAACTGGATAAAGTGTTACAAGAATGGTTGGGAAAACTCCAACATGTAGGGTTAAACAACCAAACACCCGAGATTATTGCCGAAATAGAAGCTATCCGTAAACAGCTGATAATTGACACAAGCATTAACACATACTCTCCCGATGTACCTTGTAATGACAGCAAATCCATTGTTCCAGTTGATGTTAAAGATTATCTACTCGG ACGAAGTGGCGTACAAAGTTTTGGAATATGGGGATGTTCAACATTCAAGATATTCGTCAATAAGGCAACTGATGACAACATATTAGAGAGCGAATTGATCGTTTTGGATcaaaacttttttgaaaaatatcatttagAAATAGAAAGAAGAACTATTGTGGAAAAGCAAACCATGCGGCACTATAAGTCGACATCGCTACATTACAGTTTGGAAGAGAAATTTCCAAAAGCATTTACAAAACCATTCGATGACACGAAGAAGAGCGAGAACAACCGTGCTTTAATTGACCACTCTCGCAAGTGTAACCGTATTAGTCCTTGTCTGTATACGGCGAGAGGATTCAATGCATGTGAAATAAAAGAGCCCTTTTTAGACATATGGGCAGGTACCACTAAAAGATTTGGCATACAGAAAACCAGTTTTCCTGTCTCTATCAGAGGGACAGAAAGTGATGACACTGTGCAGAAGATAAGGGACAGCACTGATACATATAATGCTCAAAAGAGCATCACCAGTTCTGAAtcgcttgtacatgtatttacgcAAGAGTTCGcatcaatgtttttttcttatttccattttatttga
- the LOC136270340 gene encoding uncharacterized protein isoform X2, giving the protein MASYIHISLILATLITQMSSGDQDKCRKAMQDLVKVVKSCPKSRKEWDIAASKKNCEIPTLCMKSEEPYLYHCVINGFRNETLEVCAPRRIIFGHCTEYNVAGGIIQRQKSAKCNNVFPKCDKSYNSTEAYKYTDCYELVYKNKYLRTTTSTVPSEEKTTTSNPDYGINPIGDVIIGAVVIICGLIVLFVRRYMYKKHGRRTLMDDEEQHRLTENAQDAASKPPIKHLFIKPKHFPHFKYVCNLAKDCKLRMEKVIHVTDDNWKNCMFNNIIKFGIAGKFTDDNINLLSKGKGINIRKGMDEQFMGEAALICFQNDLSSKLALEILQKENAYHKILIQSEDSCDETKISDDSESVTIVGQNKQQIKETITTCLEKQLDKVLQEWLGKLQHVGLNNQTPEIIAEIEAIRKQLIIDTSINTYSPDVPCNDSKSIVPVDVKDYLLGRSGVQSFGIWGCSTFKIFVNKATDDNILESELIVLDQNFFEKYHLEIERRTIVEKQTMRHYKSTSLHYSLEEKFPKAFTKPFDDTKKSENNRALIDHSRKCNRISPCLYTARGFNACEIKEPFLDIWAGTTKRFGIQKTSFPVSIRGTESDDTVQKIRDSTDTYNAQKSITSSESLVHVFTQEFASMFFSYFHFI; this is encoded by the exons ATGGCATCATATATCCACATTTCGCTGATACTGGCCACACTAATCACTCAG atgtCCAGTGGTGATCAAGATAAATGCCGGAAAGCCATGCAGGATCTTGTAAAAGTCGTGAAATCGTGTCCAAAATCCAGAAAAGAGTGGGATATCGCTGCCAGCAAGAAAAACTGTGAAATACCAACGTTGTGTATGAAAAGCGAAGAACCATATCTCTACCATTGTGTTATAAATGGATTCAGAAATGAAACTTTGGAAGTCTGTGCACCCAGGAGGATCATATTTG GACATTGCACAGAATACAATGTTGCTGGAGGAATTATTCAACGTCAAAAGTCAGCTAAATGCAACAATGTATTTCCCAAATGTGACAAGTCCTACAATTCCACAGAGGCTTACAAAT ACACTGACTGTTATGAGcttgtttataaaaacaaatatttgaggACAACGACGTCGACTGTCCCATCAGAAGAAAAAACGACAACCAGCAATCCGGATTATGG aataaatCCAATAGGCGATGTCATAATTGGTGCAGTCGTTATTATCTGTGGTcttattgttttgtttgttagacgttacatgtataaaa AACACGGAAGAAGAACTTTAATGGATGATGAAGAACAACATAGACTGACAGAAAACGCACAAG ATGCAGCATCAAAACCACCAATAaagcatttatttataaaacccAAACACTTCCCACATTTCAAATATGTTTGCAATCTGGCCAAAGACTGCAAACTTCGTATGGAAAAGGTGATACATGTAACGGACGACAATTGGAAAAATTGTATGTTTAATAACATCATTAAATTCGGAATTGCTGGAAAATTTACTGATGATAACATTAACTTGTTATCAAAAGGAAAAG GAATAAATATACGAAAGGGGATGGATGAGCAATTTATGGGAGAAGCGGCACTCATTTGCTTTCAAAATGATCTTTCCTCAAAATTAGCCTTAGAG ATTTTGCAAAAAGAGAATGCATACCACAAAATCCTGATTCAATCCGAAGATTCTTGTGACGAAACAAAAATATCAGATGATTCGGAATCCGTTACCATAGTTGGTCAGAATAAACAACAAATCAAAGAAACCATCACAACATGTTTGGAAAAACAACTGGATAAAGTGTTACAAGAATGGTTGGGAAAACTCCAACATGTAGGGTTAAACAACCAAACACCCGAGATTATTGCCGAAATAGAAGCTATCCGTAAACAGCTGATAATTGACACAAGCATTAACACATACTCTCCCGATGTACCTTGTAATGACAGCAAATCCATTGTTCCAGTTGATGTTAAAGATTATCTACTCGG ACGAAGTGGCGTACAAAGTTTTGGAATATGGGGATGTTCAACATTCAAGATATTCGTCAATAAGGCAACTGATGACAACATATTAGAGAGCGAATTGATCGTTTTGGATcaaaacttttttgaaaaatatcatttagAAATAGAAAGAAGAACTATTGTGGAAAAGCAAACCATGCGGCACTATAAGTCGACATCGCTACATTACAGTTTGGAAGAGAAATTTCCAAAAGCATTTACAAAACCATTCGATGACACGAAGAAGAGCGAGAACAACCGTGCTTTAATTGACCACTCTCGCAAGTGTAACCGTATTAGTCCTTGTCTGTATACGGCGAGAGGATTCAATGCATGTGAAATAAAAGAGCCCTTTTTAGACATATGGGCAGGTACCACTAAAAGATTTGGCATACAGAAAACCAGTTTTCCTGTCTCTATCAGAGGGACAGAAAGTGATGACACTGTGCAGAAGATAAGGGACAGCACTGATACATATAATGCTCAAAAGAGCATCACCAGTTCTGAAtcgcttgtacatgtatttacgcAAGAGTTCGcatcaatgtttttttcttatttccattttatttga